A section of the Hirschia baltica ATCC 49814 genome encodes:
- a CDS encoding autotransporter outer membrane beta-barrel domain-containing protein has protein sequence MVVNVDFSLVGAYMNARINERLVGTSFQASNVQQKPSAQATEELAAGTPPWKETQETQTDDDILSDAFAALKSGNFISASDRKDAAEATDDSTKLFIAYEALESMKTIAQAIEKGLLNDSYLELAEKRLNEGIAEISSFLGSSDFESVTLLASAKLDKTTSEVSIARVAYDYTTNIVHSGAKDDPVEAWAGIDGFNIDLKRVNTSDTLTIDLTGLPDSERTLENVTDLINQQIEAVGASTRFYPQQIGEQNDYGVYEGDDWGMKIAGTQGEKLTFSALSSEPALFMVGGSGREGNDYTLTAQISKWTDLSGTQPTRAATNLLAADATVTTEAADEDSIDLTEHNDSQFIATQTGPDGSIYALVNVENDLNGQKILSDNDLALVKYDSTGRELWSRVVGNSAEITGTDLAVAPDGRVAIAGSTTDKLDAGAFGGGTDGFVIMYSSEGLETSTYQEATRYEDKITSIAFDAAGALYVGGSTTGNIDGNGNAGGTDAYVEKLDILGNRMWINQFGTTGEDTVTAITISDDGTPIVATKSGNETTIQSVSDAEFTANDWSYNIGKANVTTMDFDNDGLYLGGSTLFPERTGSAFTGAAADNYDAFAIKLNVTDTGSGMSVNEDWYQAFGGAGEQGISKIIAHEGSVFLAGTASGSFGSQAIEDGSKQAVVASIDATTGAENWVSNLAGRGGNANATGLTIAVNGSSDLDAFGLPNGLLTTGGTAYVSDSSAARVGDYFTLVVDGEKTVITLEKEDTYRALTFKLNAALGADGSAQARRSSTGDQSLSIKPAEEVVIELIPGEEGSDLLKAIGMTSGFLYDEPSLLDKDTSSDAPPLISLELAQSISLTSTSTSRYDVDEDGKLTEVEKPVTKILSMFDVALAGIRTAYRHAIDDPTLQIDTTSKGKSTQASAYQIAQQANLQAGLDRLSAGSSSSSIYA, from the coding sequence ATGGTTGTAAATGTCGATTTTTCTCTGGTTGGAGCATACATGAATGCTCGAATCAATGAACGACTCGTTGGGACGAGCTTTCAAGCGAGCAACGTCCAACAGAAGCCATCCGCGCAAGCCACTGAAGAATTGGCGGCGGGTACTCCCCCATGGAAAGAAACTCAAGAAACTCAAACTGATGACGACATCCTATCTGATGCATTTGCTGCACTAAAATCAGGTAATTTCATATCAGCCTCAGATCGTAAAGACGCGGCTGAAGCGACGGATGATTCCACGAAACTTTTCATTGCTTATGAAGCTTTGGAATCCATGAAGACAATTGCACAAGCGATCGAAAAAGGCCTACTCAACGATTCTTACCTAGAATTGGCAGAAAAGCGGCTAAACGAAGGCATCGCAGAAATTTCTTCATTCTTAGGCAGTTCAGATTTTGAATCCGTCACTCTACTTGCCAGCGCTAAATTGGATAAAACCACATCCGAAGTTTCAATCGCGCGTGTTGCATATGATTACACAACAAATATCGTTCACAGCGGTGCAAAAGATGATCCCGTTGAAGCATGGGCTGGCATTGACGGTTTCAACATAGACCTCAAACGCGTCAACACCAGCGACACGCTAACAATAGATCTGACCGGTCTTCCCGACAGCGAACGTACGCTAGAAAACGTCACAGACCTCATAAACCAACAAATTGAAGCCGTTGGCGCGTCTACCCGTTTCTATCCTCAACAAATCGGTGAACAAAACGATTACGGGGTGTATGAAGGCGATGACTGGGGCATGAAAATTGCCGGTACGCAGGGTGAAAAACTCACCTTTTCTGCACTCTCATCTGAACCTGCCTTATTCATGGTGGGTGGCAGTGGTCGCGAAGGCAATGACTACACGCTAACAGCGCAAATCTCCAAATGGACAGATTTAAGCGGCACACAGCCCACGCGTGCAGCAACAAACCTTCTAGCCGCTGATGCAACAGTGACGACAGAAGCAGCAGATGAAGATTCTATCGACCTAACCGAACACAATGACTCCCAATTCATTGCGACACAAACAGGTCCAGATGGCTCCATTTATGCGCTCGTAAATGTCGAAAACGATCTGAATGGACAAAAGATACTTAGCGACAACGACCTCGCACTCGTCAAATATGACAGCACAGGTCGAGAGTTATGGTCGCGTGTCGTTGGTAACTCAGCTGAAATAACAGGCACAGATTTAGCCGTTGCACCTGACGGCCGTGTCGCAATTGCTGGCTCGACGACAGACAAACTAGATGCTGGAGCCTTTGGTGGCGGTACCGATGGTTTTGTCATCATGTATAGCAGCGAGGGGCTGGAAACATCGACATATCAGGAAGCCACCAGATATGAAGATAAAATCACATCTATCGCTTTTGATGCTGCGGGCGCACTTTATGTTGGTGGCAGCACCACAGGAAATATTGACGGCAATGGAAATGCAGGCGGCACGGATGCCTATGTCGAAAAACTAGACATCCTTGGAAACCGCATGTGGATCAACCAGTTTGGCACAACGGGTGAAGATACCGTCACTGCCATAACAATTAGTGATGACGGAACACCCATTGTCGCCACAAAAAGTGGTAACGAAACCACCATACAATCTGTATCAGATGCTGAATTTACCGCGAATGATTGGTCATATAATATCGGCAAAGCCAATGTCACAACGATGGATTTCGACAATGACGGCCTTTATCTAGGCGGCTCCACCCTCTTCCCTGAACGCACAGGATCAGCTTTCACAGGAGCTGCTGCAGACAATTACGATGCTTTTGCAATCAAGCTCAATGTCACTGACACTGGATCAGGCATGAGCGTGAATGAAGACTGGTACCAGGCTTTTGGCGGCGCTGGTGAACAAGGCATTTCTAAAATCATCGCGCATGAAGGCAGCGTTTTCCTTGCTGGAACAGCAAGTGGATCCTTTGGCAGTCAAGCTATTGAAGACGGCTCAAAACAAGCCGTAGTCGCATCCATCGACGCGACAACAGGTGCAGAAAACTGGGTATCCAATCTTGCCGGACGCGGCGGCAATGCCAATGCAACGGGCTTAACAATAGCAGTGAATGGATCAAGTGACCTTGACGCATTCGGGCTACCCAACGGTCTGCTAACCACTGGTGGCACCGCCTATGTCAGTGACAGTTCCGCTGCGCGTGTTGGTGATTATTTCACCCTCGTTGTTGATGGCGAAAAAACTGTTATTACACTGGAAAAAGAAGATACATACAGAGCACTAACCTTTAAACTGAATGCAGCATTAGGTGCTGATGGCTCTGCACAGGCGCGTCGTTCGAGCACTGGTGATCAATCATTAAGTATCAAACCAGCTGAAGAAGTCGTTATAGAATTAATACCTGGAGAAGAAGGTTCAGACCTTCTTAAAGCGATCGGTATGACAAGCGGTTTTCTCTATGATGAACCCTCTCTTTTAGATAAAGATACAAGTTCAGATGCGCCGCCTTTAATCTCACTTGAATTGGCACAATCAATCTCTCTGACAAGTACATCAACCTCCAGATATGATGTCGATGAAGATGGTAAGCTCACTGAAGTTGAAAAACCGGTGACAAAAATCCTGAGTATGTTCGATGTGGCTTTGGCCGGCATTCGTACCGCTTATCGTCATGCGATTGATGACCCAACTTTACAAATAGATACAACAAGTAAGGGTAAAAGCACGCAAGCATCTGCCTATCAGATAGCTCAGCAAGCAAACCTACAAGCGGGCCTAGATCGACTATCAGCGGGAAGCTCGTCTAGCAGCATATATGCCTAA
- a CDS encoding GNAT family N-acetyltransferase has translation MISGKHVNLRAIQQADLEPLRQWRNKPELRRYFREYREISPEMQQKWFEKSVLSDPSVRMFAIERISDGALMGACGLCYIDPINQNADFSIYLGIDDLYIDEKFASDAGKLLIKYGFEELNLHRIWAEIYSIDLPKQKFLPSLGFKLEGTHKETHFTEGKWVDSLFYGLLS, from the coding sequence ATGATCAGCGGCAAACACGTTAATCTTCGCGCCATACAGCAAGCTGATTTAGAGCCTTTGCGTCAATGGCGTAACAAACCAGAACTACGTCGTTATTTTAGAGAATACCGTGAAATATCGCCCGAAATGCAACAAAAATGGTTTGAAAAAAGCGTGTTGAGCGATCCAAGCGTGCGTATGTTCGCCATCGAACGCATATCAGATGGCGCGCTAATGGGTGCTTGTGGGTTATGTTACATCGATCCAATCAACCAAAATGCGGATTTTTCAATCTATTTGGGAATCGATGATCTCTATATAGACGAAAAATTCGCCTCAGACGCAGGTAAGCTACTTATCAAATACGGATTTGAAGAATTAAACCTGCATCGCATATGGGCGGAAATCTATTCAATAGATTTACCCAAACAGAAATTTTTGCCCTCTCTGGGTTTCAAGCTAGAAGGCACGCATAAAGAAACCCATTTCACCGAAGGAAAATGGGTCGATAGCTTATTTTACGGTCTGTTATCGTGA
- a CDS encoding N-acetylneuraminate synthase family protein: protein MRYNNHFKIYDREIALDQPTYFIADIAASHDGDLERAKALIWQAKEAGAECAKFQHFLAKDIVSDRGFKQLGGQMAHQSKWKKSVYDIFDEFHLPREWTPILAEECQKAGIHYMTTPYDIPAIDMNDDLCGAWKIGSGDVSWPQFISEVAKRGKPMFVATGASDMEESIRAAEAVLAVNRELCLMQCNTNYTGSHDNFSNVNLNVLKAFATAFPGLPLGLSDHTPGHSAVLGAVALGARAVEKHFTDDNNRDGPDHGFSMTPQTWRDMVDRTRELESALGDGVKRVEPNEGDSIVVQRRCLRLKHDLPAGHVLTIDDIEALRPAPRGAYEPHTIDEVIGRTLKKAMVFGDALTPENTKAAKS, encoded by the coding sequence ATGCGATACAATAACCATTTTAAAATCTATGACCGCGAAATCGCGCTAGACCAACCAACATATTTTATCGCCGATATCGCAGCCTCTCATGATGGTGACCTTGAACGCGCAAAAGCCCTAATTTGGCAAGCCAAAGAAGCCGGAGCAGAATGCGCAAAATTCCAACACTTCCTCGCCAAAGACATTGTTTCAGATCGCGGTTTCAAACAATTAGGCGGCCAGATGGCCCACCAATCCAAATGGAAAAAATCTGTCTACGATATTTTCGATGAATTTCATTTGCCCCGCGAATGGACGCCAATCCTCGCAGAAGAATGTCAAAAGGCCGGCATTCACTACATGACCACGCCCTATGATATTCCCGCAATTGATATGAATGATGATTTATGCGGCGCATGGAAAATCGGATCAGGCGATGTCAGCTGGCCACAATTCATCTCTGAAGTCGCCAAACGCGGCAAACCCATGTTTGTCGCAACGGGTGCATCTGATATGGAAGAATCCATTCGCGCCGCAGAAGCTGTACTCGCTGTCAATCGAGAGCTGTGTCTCATGCAGTGTAATACCAATTACACGGGCAGTCATGACAATTTCTCCAACGTCAATTTGAACGTTCTAAAAGCTTTCGCAACAGCATTCCCCGGCCTTCCGCTTGGCCTATCAGATCACACACCGGGACATTCAGCCGTTTTAGGTGCCGTCGCCTTGGGTGCGCGCGCCGTTGAAAAACACTTCACAGACGATAACAACCGCGATGGCCCAGACCATGGTTTCTCAATGACGCCCCAAACATGGCGCGATATGGTTGATCGCACCCGCGAACTAGAATCTGCCTTGGGTGACGGCGTCAAACGTGTTGAACCCAATGAAGGTGATAGCATTGTTGTGCAACGTCGCTGCCTGCGCTTAAAACATGACCTACCTGCCGGCCATGTCCTCACTATCGACGATATTGAAGCCCTCCGGCCAGCCCCGCGCGGCGCTTATGAACCCCATACAATTGATGAAGTGATTGGCCGCACATTGAAAAAAGCAATGGTGTTTGGAGATGCTCTAACGCCTGAAAATACAAAGGCTGCAAAATCATGA
- a CDS encoding SDR family oxidoreductase has protein sequence MRWLVLGATGLLGPCFVNDIQNRGHEAISAARSNADENFDLSDIDALTTVLEEIKPDGVINCAANIYVDKCEANPADAYLINTRPLSALANWSRETNQPLLQVSTDHYFIEGGRTPQPETAPVSLVNEYARTKYLAEHLALTAPKALVLRTNIVGAQKGHGRWVKESLLDKGAMTLFMDFYSSPLHVKDMARISLDLAAKGANGVYNVSSRDVSSKGEFIYAVAKALNVNPDWVVEGSGHQLAVKRAMCLGLDVSKAEKTLGYHLPTLEQTANALANEAL, from the coding sequence ATGCGTTGGCTCGTCCTTGGTGCAACCGGCCTTCTAGGTCCATGTTTCGTAAACGACATTCAAAATCGTGGACATGAAGCCATTTCCGCCGCCAGATCGAATGCGGATGAGAATTTCGATCTTTCAGATATAGATGCGCTCACCACTGTACTCGAAGAGATTAAACCCGATGGCGTCATCAATTGCGCGGCCAATATCTATGTCGATAAATGCGAAGCAAACCCAGCAGATGCTTATCTCATCAACACACGTCCACTCTCTGCTCTAGCCAATTGGAGCCGCGAGACCAACCAACCCTTGCTTCAAGTTTCAACCGATCATTATTTCATCGAGGGCGGCCGTACACCCCAACCAGAAACCGCGCCCGTTTCGCTCGTCAATGAATATGCCCGCACCAAATATCTAGCCGAACACCTCGCCCTCACAGCGCCTAAAGCACTTGTATTGCGCACCAACATAGTCGGCGCACAAAAAGGCCATGGGCGATGGGTCAAGGAAAGCCTTCTCGATAAAGGTGCTATGACGCTCTTCATGGATTTCTATTCTTCACCGCTTCACGTTAAAGACATGGCGCGTATCAGTCTCGATCTAGCCGCCAAGGGCGCAAATGGCGTTTACAATGTCAGTTCCAGAGATGTCTCTTCCAAAGGGGAATTCATCTACGCCGTTGCCAAGGCTTTGAATGTCAATCCAGACTGGGTCGTCGAAGGCTCCGGTCATCAATTAGCAGTTAAGCGCGCCATGTGTCTTGGGCTAGATGTCAGCAAAGCTGAAAAAACATTAGGCTATCATCTGCCAACACTCGAACAAACAGCCAATGCATTGGCCAATGAGGCTTTATAG
- a CDS encoding cytidylyltransferase domain-containing protein, with amino-acid sequence MTLAIIVQARWNSSRLPGKILENLGDAPALKRCLDRCDMIPQSDIVVCAVPDTAENDVIAEAAASWGYTVSRGSEDDVLSRYAKAARDVNASTVMRVTSDCPMIDPQISGSVLQLLNRSGVHYACNNMPARFPHGLDCDAFSAELLHEADKHAESKYDREHVTPWIRSKKGVRRASLQGPGEPVSTLRWTLDYKEDLLFMQALYDVMGDQAPTASAAEYARICLMRPDIQAINARHIDLNRLALSERAHIETSPVSMDMAA; translated from the coding sequence ATGACGCTCGCAATTATCGTTCAAGCACGTTGGAATTCGAGTCGATTGCCCGGTAAAATTCTGGAAAATCTCGGAGACGCACCCGCGCTCAAAAGATGTCTGGACCGTTGCGATATGATCCCTCAATCAGATATCGTCGTTTGCGCTGTGCCAGACACTGCCGAAAATGATGTCATTGCCGAAGCTGCCGCAAGTTGGGGATATACAGTCTCGCGTGGTTCTGAAGATGATGTACTTTCCCGATATGCAAAAGCCGCTCGCGACGTAAATGCAAGCACAGTCATGCGCGTGACCTCAGATTGCCCGATGATAGATCCTCAAATCAGTGGCAGCGTGTTGCAACTTCTAAATCGCTCTGGTGTCCATTATGCTTGCAATAATATGCCGGCGCGTTTTCCCCATGGTCTCGATTGCGATGCTTTTTCTGCCGAACTTTTGCATGAAGCCGATAAACACGCGGAATCTAAATATGACAGGGAACATGTCACACCGTGGATAAGATCCAAAAAAGGCGTGCGCCGCGCATCTTTGCAAGGTCCCGGTGAACCAGTTTCAACTCTAAGATGGACACTAGATTATAAAGAAGACTTGCTATTCATGCAGGCATTATATGATGTCATGGGTGATCAAGCACCCACTGCCAGCGCTGCAGAATATGCTCGCATCTGTCTCATGCGGCCCGATATTCAAGCCATAAACGCACGCCACATAGATCTCAACAGGCTTGCCCTGTCAGAGCGCGCTCATATCGAAACATCTCCCGTTTCCATGGACATGGCGGCTTAA
- the pseB gene encoding UDP-N-acetylglucosamine 4,6-dehydratase (inverting) translates to MTKPFFRDFMESSPDLNGKTILITGGTGSFGKEFVKIVSERWEPKKLIVFSRDELKQYEMAQQFPPADYPFMRYFIGDVRDQARLEMAMRGVDYVIHAAALKHVPIAEYNPMECIRTNVFGAENVVNASIKSGVKAVVALSTDKAANPINLYGASKLAADKVFVAANNLSGADGTKFSVVRYGNVLGSRGSVVPFFRKLIAEGVDHLPITDQRMTRFWITLEQGVNFVLSGLAQTEGGEIFVPKIPSSTIGTLATALAPDLPQKEIGIRPGEKLHEIMVPEDDGRSTVEIEDRYIILPAGREQLMDDWLAKGAKPVAEGFAYSSDQNDEVLDDMSVLEMLALTFPGESLKTMANTMRRRNGDAPDSLADTDLAVSAAKKRKPRKRG, encoded by the coding sequence ATGACCAAACCTTTCTTTCGCGATTTTATGGAATCGTCACCGGATTTAAATGGCAAAACCATTCTGATTACAGGTGGAACAGGAAGCTTTGGGAAAGAGTTTGTAAAGATTGTTTCTGAACGCTGGGAGCCCAAAAAGCTGATCGTGTTTTCACGCGATGAGCTAAAACAATATGAAATGGCGCAGCAATTTCCGCCAGCTGATTACCCGTTTATGCGCTATTTTATTGGTGATGTACGCGATCAGGCGCGCCTTGAAATGGCGATGCGCGGTGTTGATTATGTGATACATGCGGCGGCGCTTAAGCATGTGCCAATTGCTGAATATAACCCAATGGAATGTATCCGAACCAATGTGTTTGGTGCTGAAAATGTGGTCAATGCGTCTATCAAATCTGGTGTGAAAGCCGTTGTGGCGCTTTCAACCGATAAAGCGGCTAATCCGATCAATCTTTACGGTGCATCAAAGCTTGCGGCTGATAAGGTTTTTGTTGCAGCGAATAATCTTTCTGGTGCGGATGGTACGAAGTTTTCTGTTGTGCGTTACGGGAATGTGTTGGGATCGCGTGGCTCTGTTGTGCCTTTCTTCCGCAAGTTAATTGCTGAAGGTGTCGATCATTTGCCAATCACAGATCAACGCATGACACGTTTCTGGATTACGCTGGAGCAAGGCGTGAATTTTGTGTTGTCTGGTTTGGCGCAAACTGAAGGCGGAGAGATTTTTGTTCCCAAAATTCCATCTTCGACAATTGGTACATTGGCCACAGCATTAGCGCCTGATTTGCCACAAAAAGAAATTGGCATTCGTCCGGGTGAAAAACTACATGAGATTATGGTGCCCGAAGATGATGGTCGTTCAACCGTTGAGATTGAGGACCGCTATATCATTTTGCCAGCTGGCCGTGAGCAATTGATGGATGATTGGTTGGCAAAAGGTGCAAAACCTGTTGCTGAAGGTTTCGCTTATTCATCTGACCAAAATGATGAAGTGCTTGATGATATGTCGGTTCTTGAAATGCTTGCGCTGACATTTCCGGGTGAGAGTTTAAAAACAATGGCGAACACGATGCGTCGACGGAATGGCGACGCACCAGATTCGCTTGCGGATACAGACCTTGCGGTATCTGCTGCTAAGAAGCGCAAACCCCGCAAGCGCGGCTGA
- a CDS encoding DUF2218 domain-containing protein translates to MTNSAPQIYSSQSETPTQSASKYLQQLCKHWSHNLEVEFDSEKARITFPANNRGANWKGDATLLMNAGQTQLTCQLQASEAEQLDKLKSTVQTHLDRFAFREAPLSFDWQDQEIV, encoded by the coding sequence ATGACGAACTCAGCACCCCAAATCTATTCAAGCCAATCTGAAACCCCAACCCAAAGCGCTAGTAAATATTTGCAACAACTTTGCAAACATTGGTCCCATAATCTGGAAGTGGAATTTGATAGCGAGAAAGCCCGGATCACTTTTCCCGCGAACAATCGCGGCGCGAATTGGAAAGGTGATGCCACGCTCCTCATGAATGCAGGACAGACGCAACTCACATGTCAGCTTCAAGCCAGTGAAGCTGAGCAGTTGGACAAGTTAAAAAGCACTGTACAAACCCATCTTGATCGCTTCGCATTCCGCGAAGCGCCACTCAGTTTTGACTGGCAAGATCAGGAAATTGTATAA
- a CDS encoding PadR family transcriptional regulator produces MRFSHINQDHKEHGHKHHRHRSVRRHKNGHRHASMRRNGGRRRVFDAAELRLVLLHFISTNPKHGYDLIRAIEEHSGGSYAPSPGVVYPALSMLEDIGFISAQQEEGGKKAFSITPDGESELQTQSETTSSLLQRLESLASEHGRLNPAPVKRAMENIKTALRNRMTQSDATDATALDIAAIIDEATHKIERL; encoded by the coding sequence TTGAGATTTTCACACATAAACCAAGACCACAAAGAACACGGTCATAAACATCACAGACATAGGTCAGTTCGTCGTCACAAAAATGGCCATCGCCATGCAAGTATGCGCCGAAATGGCGGACGCAGACGTGTATTTGACGCTGCCGAACTTCGCCTTGTCCTCCTTCACTTCATCAGCACAAACCCTAAACATGGTTATGATCTGATCCGCGCTATTGAAGAACATTCCGGCGGCAGCTACGCGCCAAGCCCGGGTGTTGTCTATCCCGCTCTCTCAATGCTTGAAGACATTGGCTTTATCTCTGCCCAGCAAGAAGAAGGCGGCAAAAAGGCTTTCAGCATTACGCCGGACGGAGAAAGTGAACTTCAAACACAATCAGAAACGACGTCCTCCTTATTGCAACGCCTAGAAAGCCTCGCCAGTGAACATGGACGCCTAAACCCCGCCCCAGTCAAACGCGCAATGGAAAACATCAAAACAGCCCTGCGCAACCGAATGACCCAATCGGATGCAACAGACGCAACAGCATTAGATATTGCCGCAATCATCGATGAAGCCACCCACAAAATCGAGAGACTCTAA
- a CDS encoding MarC family protein, whose translation MTQELLSLALATFVTFFVLIDPPGVAPVFASLTAGGGPKFARKMAYKSVIVAGIIIVGFAFGGAWLLGALHISIDAFRAAGGILLFLIALEMVFEKRTERRESRAEALLEDEEHENLDDVSVFPLGIPMLAGPGSIATAMLYMQNASGSLLHQGIVIGAILANLLLCYFVFLGAAPLIRIMGDSVAGAVTRIFGVILAALSVQLLIDGIKGAFGI comes from the coding sequence ATGACTCAAGAATTATTAAGCCTTGCACTCGCGACTTTCGTGACATTTTTTGTTTTGATCGACCCTCCCGGCGTCGCTCCCGTTTTTGCGTCTTTAACCGCAGGTGGCGGTCCTAAATTTGCACGAAAAATGGCTTATAAATCTGTTATTGTTGCCGGTATAATTATTGTCGGATTTGCATTTGGCGGTGCTTGGCTATTGGGTGCCTTGCACATTTCAATCGATGCTTTCAGAGCAGCTGGCGGAATTTTGCTATTCCTCATCGCGTTGGAAATGGTGTTTGAAAAACGCACGGAGCGCCGCGAAAGTCGCGCAGAAGCATTGCTCGAGGATGAAGAACATGAAAACCTTGATGATGTTTCAGTCTTCCCGTTAGGCATTCCTATGCTGGCTGGCCCCGGATCTATTGCGACCGCCATGTTATACATGCAAAATGCGAGCGGAAGCCTGCTTCACCAAGGCATTGTTATAGGTGCCATACTTGCCAACTTGCTTTTATGCTATTTCGTATTTTTAGGTGCTGCGCCGCTCATTCGTATTATGGGCGATAGCGTAGCAGGTGCGGTCACACGTATTTTTGGTGTGATATTGGCAGCTCTTTCTGTCCAGCTTCTCATTGATGGTATCAAAGGTGCGTTCGGCATCTAG